One stretch of Candidatus Poribacteria bacterium DNA includes these proteins:
- a CDS encoding AAC(3) family N-acetyltransferase, with amino-acid sequence MVSRDEILSGLRAVGVERGMGVMVHSSLSSFGWVEGGAETVIEALMEAVGEEGTILMPSFNHGAPFGPNGPGYYDPLETPTTNGRIPDTFWRMPYVYRSLNPTHPYAAWGRDALRYTEGHHLTLTMGEDSPLGLLARDGGYQINLGTTHRTTTAKHVAETMRRVPCLGLRTERYPVRLPDGRLVMHRTWGWRSRACPLTDSGELIEREMERRGLQRRIKIGNSTVTFFKLYDLLEVVWDLLENGYGEYPPCGKCPIRPRISPVTVESDWKD; translated from the coding sequence CATAGCTCCCTCAGCTCCTTCGGATGGGTTGAGGGAGGAGCGGAGACGGTCATCGAGGCGCTGATGGAGGCCGTCGGCGAGGAGGGAACGATATTGATGCCCTCCTTCAACCACGGCGCCCCTTTCGGGCCCAACGGCCCCGGATACTACGACCCGCTCGAAACTCCGACTACAAACGGCAGGATCCCCGACACGTTCTGGAGGATGCCTTACGTTTATAGAAGTTTGAACCCAACCCACCCCTACGCCGCCTGGGGAAGGGATGCCCTGAGATACACCGAGGGACACCATCTTACGCTGACGATGGGAGAGGATTCGCCCTTAGGGCTTCTGGCGCGGGATGGAGGATATCAGATCAACCTGGGCACGACACACAGAACCACCACGGCCAAGCATGTGGCCGAGACGATGAGAAGGGTTCCGTGTCTGGGGCTGAGGACGGAGCGATATCCCGTCAGGCTACCCGATGGCAGACTGGTCATGCACAGAACCTGGGGATGGCGCTCCAGAGCCTGTCCGCTCACCGACTCCGGGGAGCTCATCGAGAGGGAGATGGAACGGAGGGGTTTACAGAGGAGGATAAAGATAGGTAACTCAACCGTGACCTTCTTCAAGCTATACGATCTATTGGAGGTCGTCTGGGACCTCCTCGAAAACGGATATGGGGAATACCCACCCTGTGGAAAATGCCCGATTCGGCCGAGAATAAGTCCCGTGACAGTCGAGTCGGATTGGAAGGATTGA